The Orcinus orca chromosome 16, mOrcOrc1.1, whole genome shotgun sequence genome includes a window with the following:
- the NNAT gene encoding neuronatin isoform X3 produces the protein MAAVAAASAELLIIGWYIFRVLLQVFRYSLQKLAYTVSRTGRHVLGERRQRAPN, from the exons atggcagcagtggcagcagcctCGGCTGAACTGCTCATCATCGGCTGGTACATTTTCCGCGTGCTGCTGCAG gtGTTCAGGTACTCCCTGCAGAAGCTGGCGTACACCGTGTCGAGAACCGGACGGCACGTGCTGGGAGAGCGCCGCCAGCGGGCCCCCAACTGa
- the BLCAP gene encoding bladder cancer-associated protein: protein MYCLQWLLPVLLIPKPLNPALWFSHSMFMGFYLLSFLLERKPCTICALVFLAALFLICYSCWGNCFLYHCSDSPLPESAHDPGVVGT from the coding sequence ATGTATTGCCTCCAGTGGCTGCTGCCCGTCCTCCTCATCCCCAAGCCCCTCAACCCCGCCCTGTGGTTCAGCCACTCCATGTTCATGGGCTTCTACCTGCTCAGCTTCCTCCTGGAACGGAAGCCTTGCACAATTTGTGCCTTGGTTTTCCTGGCAGCCCTGTTCCTCATCTGCTATAGCTGCTGGGGAAACTGTTTCCTGTACCACTGCTCCGATTCCCCGCTTCCGGAATCGGCACACGACCCCGGCGTTGTGGGCACCTAA
- the NNAT gene encoding neuronatin isoform X2 gives MAAVAAASAELLIIGWYIFRVLLQVFLECCIYWVGFAFRNPPGTQPIARSEVFRYSLQKLAYTVSRTGRHVLGERRQRAPN, from the exons atggcagcagtggcagcagcctCGGCTGAACTGCTCATCATCGGCTGGTACATTTTCCGCGTGCTGCTGCAG GTGTTCCTGGAATGCTGCATTTACTGGGTAGGATTCGCTTTTCGAAATCCTCCAGGGACACAGCCCATTGCGAGAAGTGAG gtGTTCAGGTACTCCCTGCAGAAGCTGGCGTACACCGTGTCGAGAACCGGACGGCACGTGCTGGGAGAGCGCCGCCAGCGGGCCCCCAACTGa